The Mesobacillus jeotgali genome window below encodes:
- a CDS encoding uracil-DNA glycosylase family protein: protein MIGLKKYSKKVGYLPLKESYTRDELLIPDFLLAKESDIEIYYCTHNEYINKEAKVFIIGITPGFQQMNKSIAVARKCLEENLSFDESAYICKREARFFGIIRRNIIQMLDDLDLNRVLHLGSSEELFSDKDFLLHTTSLIPYAVFINGKNYTGHSPKILKNELLTLFLETYFKPQAAQLQNALIIPLGKGVEEVLSRYIREGVIKEENILLGFPHPSGANGHRLQQFSMNKERMKETIRAFFRKG, encoded by the coding sequence ATGATCGGACTGAAGAAATACAGCAAGAAAGTCGGATATCTCCCTTTGAAAGAGAGTTATACTCGAGACGAATTACTGATTCCAGACTTCCTGTTGGCTAAGGAAAGTGACATTGAAATCTACTATTGTACTCATAATGAATATATCAATAAAGAGGCAAAGGTGTTCATAATAGGCATTACACCCGGATTTCAGCAAATGAATAAATCGATTGCCGTAGCACGAAAATGTCTCGAGGAAAACCTTTCATTTGATGAGTCAGCATATATCTGTAAGAGAGAGGCCAGGTTTTTTGGGATAATTCGAAGAAACATCATTCAAATGCTCGACGATTTAGACTTGAACAGAGTGTTGCACTTGGGGAGCTCTGAGGAGCTTTTTAGTGATAAGGATTTTTTGCTCCACACTACCTCTCTGATCCCTTATGCCGTATTTATTAATGGTAAAAACTATACTGGCCATAGCCCGAAAATCCTAAAGAATGAATTATTGACTCTGTTTCTTGAGACATACTTTAAACCCCAGGCAGCACAACTTCAAAACGCTTTAATCATCCCGCTTGGAAAAGGAGTAGAAGAGGTTTTATCCCGGTATATTCGAGAAGGCGTAATTAAAGAGGAAAACATTTTATTAGGCTTTCCACATCCTTCAGGGGCAAATGGCCATCGCCTGCAGCAATTTAGTATGAATAAAGAGAGAATGAAAGAAACTATTCGTGCTTTCTTCAGAAAAGGTTAA
- a CDS encoding glycosyltransferase family 2 protein: MNLPIFTIIVPCYNEEEVLEVTIDQLTAKLSELIKQNLVSEKSKVLFVDDGSKDRTWHLIYKASLNNEMVKGLKLSRNAGHQNALLAGLFSAKEASDCMVTIDADLQDDIHAINEMVKKYNEGYEVIYGVRSSRESDTFFKRFTAEGFYKLMDKLGVKLVFNHADFRLMSKRAVDELEHFAESNMFLRGIVPLIGFNSTSVCYERRERLAGETKYPLKKMLAFAFDGITSFSVTPIRFVMLIGCLSFFVSLLFGLYFLTLKLFGNTELGWTSLITSIWLIGGLQLIALGLVGEYIGKIYKETKRRPKYIVDVDLFNLPVSRKLINMEGADYEPISETRKLSENN; encoded by the coding sequence ATGAATTTGCCAATCTTTACAATTATCGTACCTTGTTATAATGAAGAGGAAGTTCTGGAAGTGACAATTGATCAGTTGACTGCTAAGCTCAGTGAACTGATCAAGCAAAATTTGGTATCAGAAAAAAGTAAAGTTTTATTTGTCGATGATGGAAGCAAGGATAGGACCTGGCACTTGATTTACAAAGCAAGCTTGAACAATGAAATGGTAAAAGGCCTTAAGTTATCAAGGAATGCCGGACACCAAAACGCCTTGCTTGCCGGACTCTTTTCTGCAAAAGAGGCGTCCGATTGCATGGTAACCATTGACGCTGACCTGCAAGATGACATTCATGCTATTAACGAGATGGTTAAAAAGTACAACGAGGGTTACGAAGTTATATACGGTGTGAGAAGCAGCAGGGAGAGTGACACATTCTTCAAACGTTTTACTGCGGAAGGATTTTATAAACTGATGGACAAGCTGGGAGTCAAACTAGTCTTCAACCATGCAGATTTTCGGTTGATGAGCAAGAGGGCTGTAGATGAATTGGAGCATTTTGCGGAAAGCAATATGTTTCTGCGTGGAATTGTCCCCTTAATCGGTTTTAACTCAACTTCAGTTTGTTACGAAAGAAGAGAACGCCTCGCTGGGGAAACGAAGTACCCATTGAAGAAAATGCTGGCTTTCGCCTTCGATGGCATCACTTCATTTTCAGTGACACCGATCAGATTTGTGATGCTTATAGGATGTCTTTCCTTTTTCGTAAGCCTTTTATTCGGTCTTTATTTTCTCACATTGAAGCTTTTTGGGAACACAGAGCTTGGGTGGACTTCCTTAATAACTTCTATTTGGCTTATCGGAGGCCTGCAGCTGATTGCGCTTGGTTTGGTTGGAGAGTATATAGGGAAAATTTACAAAGAAACTAAGCGGCGCCCGAAATATATTGTCGATGTAGATCTGTTTAATCTGCCAGTGTCGAGAAAGCTGATTAACATGGAAGGAGCAGATTATGAGCCAATCAGTGAAACTCGGAAGCTATCTGAGAATAACTAA
- a CDS encoding CBO0543 family protein, with translation MSIGMGKWEKWKEFLPTFYYWALFSCFYEYISYIGNKHLWQFERNFISLFVTETLYTFIFYPSMIILFLGNYPEGRTKTISHYIKWISLSVLIETIAFKIGAIKFAHGWSMGWEVFFYSTMYPMLRLHYKKPLVALILSVFFVLFYLLIFDYQLI, from the coding sequence TTGTCAATTGGAATGGGAAAGTGGGAAAAATGGAAGGAATTTCTGCCTACTTTTTATTATTGGGCCTTGTTTAGCTGCTTCTATGAGTACATATCTTATATCGGCAACAAACACTTATGGCAGTTTGAAAGAAACTTCATCAGTCTATTTGTCACTGAAACACTGTATACCTTCATTTTTTACCCTAGCATGATCATCCTCTTTCTGGGGAACTATCCAGAAGGCAGAACCAAAACAATTTCTCATTACATTAAATGGATATCTTTGTCTGTTTTGATCGAGACCATCGCGTTTAAAATAGGGGCCATTAAATTTGCCCATGGCTGGTCAATGGGTTGGGAAGTTTTTTTCTATAGTACGATGTATCCAATGCTCAGGCTTCACTACAAGAAGCCTTTGGTTGCCTTAATTCTTTCGGTGTTCTTTGTTCTCTTTTATTTATTGATCTTTGATTATCAGCTTATATAG
- a CDS encoding GtrA family protein: MSQSVKLGSYLRITNQLAQKIGLGSVSSQEVIKFLLVGLLNTIVGMGFMLFLKNGLEWPFWYATFTGNTVGAIVSFLMNRTFTFKSKVPILVGLPRFTAVVLFCYIFSFSISRLITGSMDSFSIGQFYIDSDNIAILLGSIIYTFSNYAGQKSFVFKPHTESSS; this comes from the coding sequence ATGAGCCAATCAGTGAAACTCGGAAGCTATCTGAGAATAACTAACCAGCTGGCGCAAAAAATTGGACTTGGGTCTGTAAGCTCTCAGGAAGTCATTAAATTTTTGCTGGTCGGTTTATTGAATACCATTGTAGGAATGGGTTTTATGCTTTTTCTGAAAAATGGGCTGGAATGGCCGTTTTGGTACGCCACATTCACCGGAAATACAGTCGGCGCTATAGTCAGCTTTTTAATGAATAGAACTTTTACATTTAAAAGCAAGGTTCCCATTCTGGTGGGGTTACCGAGATTTACTGCAGTTGTTCTCTTTTGTTATATATTTTCTTTTTCAATCAGCCGGCTGATTACAGGTTCAATGGACTCCTTTTCAATTGGGCAATTTTATATCGATTCAGACAATATCGCAATCCTCTTAGGTTCAATCATCTACACATTCTCTAACTATGCTGGCCAAAAATCCTTTGTTTTCAAGCCTCACACTGAAAGCAGCTCTTGA
- a CDS encoding AAA family ATPase yields the protein MNSNPKFVSKILPLFAAFMVIVTIAATFVVQNTDDKVSVPFSSLVKTIEGLNGSEATLTEKMDGTLVLETKDSTLVSQVPPGSQMVDKLVEKNNVNYEYMNNSKYGAWILGGVLLLLLGTAFVIQKKTGGIGTGNRMKNSLSKPNPLPSITLDDVGGLQDEMKEEIFQTLSILKNPEKSAKMGIKPPKGILLYGPPGTGKTLLAQAIARELNANFFSASGSAFNEMFIGVGASRVRSLFQSARKQGPAVIFIDEVDALAGKRKPHGGEEGEKTLTELLVQLDGGHSNDGILFIAATNRKDMLDDAFLRPGRIDFSFNVPLPDTKGRREIINIHIKGKNLANDVAASLDALAESTSGFSGAELHSLFETASRRALRNGQDFISKSDIDYSLDRTILGSTSRTLQDADTKRRVAIHEAGHALVSAVTKPGSVRKATIIPRGQALGYVAPIPKELQLSTHSDLIDRIAMILAGGVAERMILGEHSIGVSGDVQQAKQIIEQMVDTGLLQEGFSLTFSKGLKETKMQELFDDALEKSEMIINAHRQQFDVLVEELLKKETLEGSEVDEIVQDKTGFREDQYLMA from the coding sequence ATGAATTCTAATCCGAAGTTTGTTTCTAAGATCCTTCCGCTTTTTGCGGCGTTTATGGTTATAGTTACGATTGCTGCGACATTTGTAGTTCAAAATACTGATGATAAAGTATCTGTCCCTTTTTCTTCTCTTGTCAAGACGATAGAAGGCCTTAATGGCAGCGAAGCAACCCTTACTGAAAAAATGGATGGAACTTTAGTGCTTGAAACTAAAGATTCTACATTAGTTTCCCAAGTTCCTCCCGGCAGCCAAATGGTCGATAAATTAGTAGAAAAAAATAATGTGAATTATGAATATATGAATAACAGCAAATATGGTGCCTGGATCCTCGGCGGAGTTTTATTGCTATTGCTAGGCACTGCGTTTGTCATTCAAAAGAAAACTGGTGGTATAGGTACAGGCAATAGAATGAAGAATAGTCTATCAAAGCCTAATCCTCTGCCTTCCATTACATTAGACGATGTTGGTGGATTGCAAGACGAAATGAAGGAAGAAATCTTCCAGACTCTCTCAATCTTGAAAAATCCTGAAAAATCAGCAAAGATGGGTATTAAGCCGCCTAAGGGCATTTTGTTGTATGGACCTCCAGGCACAGGTAAAACCTTGCTTGCTCAAGCTATTGCTCGTGAATTGAACGCCAACTTTTTCTCTGCCAGCGGATCTGCATTCAATGAAATGTTCATCGGTGTTGGTGCCTCACGCGTCCGAAGCTTATTCCAAAGTGCACGGAAGCAAGGGCCGGCTGTCATTTTCATCGATGAAGTCGATGCCCTTGCCGGCAAGCGTAAGCCACATGGCGGTGAAGAAGGGGAAAAGACACTTACAGAACTGCTTGTCCAGCTTGACGGTGGACATTCTAACGATGGAATCCTTTTCATTGCGGCTACAAACAGAAAAGACATGCTGGATGATGCATTCCTTCGTCCTGGCCGTATCGATTTCTCATTCAATGTCCCCCTTCCGGATACGAAAGGCAGAAGAGAAATCATTAATATCCATATAAAAGGAAAGAACCTTGCTAACGATGTTGCAGCATCACTGGATGCCCTGGCTGAAAGTACTTCTGGATTCTCAGGCGCAGAGCTGCACTCATTGTTTGAAACGGCGAGCAGACGAGCGTTAAGGAACGGACAGGACTTCATTTCAAAGAGTGATATCGACTACTCTCTTGATCGGACCATCCTCGGAAGTACTTCCCGTACTCTTCAGGATGCAGATACGAAGCGGAGGGTTGCCATCCATGAGGCGGGACACGCACTCGTATCGGCAGTCACTAAACCTGGTTCTGTAAGAAAAGCAACAATCATACCTAGAGGGCAAGCCCTGGGATATGTGGCTCCGATTCCAAAAGAACTACAATTGTCGACTCATAGCGACTTAATTGACCGTATCGCAATGATTCTTGCTGGCGGTGTAGCCGAGAGGATGATTCTCGGTGAACACAGCATCGGAGTAAGTGGTGATGTCCAGCAGGCTAAACAGATTATAGAGCAAATGGTTGACACCGGCTTGCTGCAGGAAGGTTTCTCTCTAACATTCAGCAAAGGCTTGAAAGAAACAAAGATGCAGGAGCTTTTCGATGACGCCCTAGAAAAATCTGAGATGATCATAAATGCACACAGACAACAATTTGATGTACTCGTAGAAGAATTGCTAAAGAAAGAAACGCTAGAAGGTTCAGAAGTGGATGAAATTGTCCAGGATAAGACGGGTTTTCGTGAAGATCAATATTTAATGGCGTAA
- a CDS encoding DUF1232 domain-containing protein, translated as MKKFFKRIRLVFKVHKFLPFLIEFFTSRLVPLKQKFVSAGLIIGYFLLPFDIIPDFFTLIGVVDDVGVLLIIFQQIIKMAPGELKEKHKLE; from the coding sequence ATGAAGAAGTTTTTTAAAAGAATCAGACTTGTATTTAAGGTGCATAAATTTTTACCCTTTTTAATAGAGTTCTTTACTTCGAGGTTGGTACCATTAAAGCAAAAATTCGTTTCAGCTGGTTTGATCATCGGCTACTTTCTCTTGCCATTTGACATCATTCCTGACTTTTTCACATTAATCGGAGTCGTTGATGACGTAGGTGTCCTGCTTATTATTTTCCAACAGATCATAAAAATGGCTCCAGGTGAGTTAAAGGAAAAACACAAATTGGAATAA
- a CDS encoding STAS domain-containing protein, giving the protein MHRNQYLYEYLKENSNNMTEEWYGNIDKLNTAGVYASNDPGVIRALKKQNHDFHLHFIELFNKGEQEFFQDFEPWIIEIASDFEHINTPIQYVIREFKNVRNQYFEYIRRFVQMNPGITRGEVDLWYDVILKEMDEVILRFVEATYRYSQNVLKAQQETINELSAPVISLSNHQGLLPLIGDIDTSRAKMILENTLRQCAKRDIHHLFVDLSGVVMIDTMVAHQIFQLLNALKLIGVKTTLSGIRPEIAQTAVQLGLSFKDNEIRTNLAQALEQK; this is encoded by the coding sequence GTGCACAGAAATCAATATCTATATGAATACCTTAAAGAAAACAGCAATAATATGACTGAAGAATGGTATGGAAATATCGATAAGCTAAATACTGCCGGTGTATATGCATCTAATGACCCTGGGGTGATCAGGGCGTTAAAAAAACAAAATCATGATTTTCATTTGCATTTTATTGAGTTATTCAATAAAGGGGAACAAGAATTTTTTCAGGATTTCGAGCCATGGATCATCGAGATCGCAAGTGATTTTGAACATATCAATACGCCTATTCAATACGTGATCAGGGAATTTAAAAACGTAAGGAATCAGTATTTTGAATATATCCGTAGGTTTGTTCAGATGAACCCGGGGATCACAAGGGGAGAAGTCGATTTATGGTATGATGTCATCCTTAAAGAAATGGACGAAGTCATTTTACGTTTCGTCGAGGCTACATATAGATACTCTCAAAACGTATTGAAAGCCCAGCAGGAGACAATCAATGAATTAAGTGCTCCAGTTATTTCATTAAGCAATCATCAAGGTTTGCTGCCTCTTATTGGAGATATTGATACGTCAAGGGCGAAAATGATACTCGAAAATACACTTAGACAATGCGCTAAAAGGGATATTCATCACCTTTTTGTCGATTTATCAGGCGTTGTAATGATTGACACTATGGTTGCACATCAAATATTCCAGTTATTGAATGCGCTGAAATTAATTGGCGTAAAGACGACGCTTTCGGGCATAAGACCTGAAATTGCCCAGACAGCCGTCCAGCTTGGACTTTCTTTCAAAGATAATGAAATAAGAACAAATCTGGCCCAGGCTCTAGAACAAAAATAA
- a CDS encoding undecaprenyl-diphosphate phosphatase, whose translation MNIWELIVAFILGLVEGLTEFAPVSSTGHMIIVDDLLLHSKQLFTEPVANTFKVVIQLGSILAVVIVFKDRFINLLGMEKGVSIADSKGRLSLPKVIVGLIPAGVTGVLLEDYIDEHLFSVETVIFGLVVGAFLLIIADRLQPKTLKTEDVDQISYKQAFGVGLFQCLGLWPGFSRSGSTIAGGVLLGMSHRAASDFTFIMAVPIMLGASGISLLKNWEYFTIDALPFFTVGFISAFVFALIFIRFFLKLINKIKLMPFAIYRIVLAGIIYFIFL comes from the coding sequence ATGAATATTTGGGAATTAATTGTGGCATTTATACTCGGTTTAGTAGAAGGATTAACTGAATTTGCACCTGTATCGTCTACTGGTCATATGATTATTGTCGATGACCTGTTATTGCACTCTAAACAATTGTTTACAGAGCCTGTTGCCAATACTTTTAAAGTAGTTATTCAATTGGGATCTATTTTAGCTGTGGTCATTGTTTTCAAAGATCGATTCATTAACCTGTTAGGCATGGAAAAGGGTGTTTCAATCGCGGATTCCAAGGGCAGACTGAGTTTGCCTAAAGTTATTGTAGGGTTGATTCCTGCAGGGGTGACTGGCGTTTTATTGGAGGACTATATCGATGAACATCTATTTTCGGTAGAAACCGTCATCTTTGGATTAGTAGTCGGAGCATTCCTGTTAATAATCGCTGACCGCTTACAACCCAAAACACTTAAGACCGAAGATGTTGATCAAATCAGCTATAAACAGGCATTTGGAGTAGGTTTGTTCCAGTGTCTTGGATTATGGCCAGGATTCTCAAGATCCGGTTCAACCATAGCGGGAGGAGTACTTCTCGGTATGAGCCATCGTGCGGCCTCAGATTTCACTTTCATTATGGCGGTTCCAATCATGCTTGGTGCAAGTGGGATTTCCCTGCTGAAAAACTGGGAATACTTCACGATTGATGCATTGCCATTTTTCACGGTAGGTTTTATCAGCGCATTCGTGTTCGCGTTGATTTTCATCAGATTCTTTTTGAAGCTAATCAATAAAATCAAATTAATGCCATTCGCAATCTATCGTATTGTTTTGGCAGGGATCATTTACTTTATTTTTCTTTAG
- a CDS encoding MFS transporter — MKGWKNPILLVLGIGVSNIGNWIYFVAINLLILKLTGSAAAIAGLFIIRPLAILLTNTWAGSVIDRVNKRRLMIYIDILRGIFIAIIPFFNTIVPIYILMFLTNIAGAFFGPTSETYITKLVPPEKRKRFNSFFSFATSGAMLVGPSVSGLLIMYGSINTSIYINAVTFFLCALAIYFLPDVDEKLSDETVRDRITMKMIAADWKAVISFGKTASGFMVIFLIFQFITLISFSLDSQEVTFIQQVIGLSEKNYGLLVSLTGAGYVVGSLAVSALANRLSIKMLLGMGSFLSVIGYLMFYLASPETVPLAVVGFIIIGFFSPFSFTGYATFFQNNVPVDLMGRFSSSFAFFQAMVQIVLTLLLGYLAEAVKLQTVTVAFSAIGLLLAVALTSIIFLQSKKDLFIIDAENNLTEEG; from the coding sequence TTGAAAGGCTGGAAGAATCCCATACTCTTAGTTCTGGGAATTGGGGTTTCAAACATCGGTAATTGGATATATTTTGTAGCTATAAATTTATTAATTTTAAAATTAACGGGTTCTGCCGCTGCTATCGCTGGATTATTCATCATTAGACCATTGGCAATCCTTTTAACAAATACATGGGCGGGCAGCGTAATTGATCGTGTCAATAAACGAAGATTAATGATATACATCGATATCCTGCGGGGGATATTCATTGCAATCATCCCATTTTTCAATACCATTGTTCCAATATACATACTTATGTTCTTAACAAATATAGCGGGGGCATTTTTTGGCCCCACTTCAGAAACTTACATAACAAAGCTTGTTCCACCTGAAAAAAGAAAACGTTTCAATTCCTTCTTTTCGTTTGCAACGTCTGGTGCAATGCTTGTGGGACCAAGTGTATCAGGATTGTTGATTATGTATGGAAGCATAAATACAAGTATTTATATTAATGCTGTAACATTTTTCTTATGTGCTTTGGCTATTTACTTCCTGCCGGATGTGGATGAAAAGCTAAGCGATGAAACAGTTAGAGATCGGATTACGATGAAAATGATCGCAGCGGATTGGAAAGCTGTCATCAGTTTTGGAAAAACAGCATCAGGATTTATGGTGATTTTTCTAATATTTCAATTCATTACTTTAATTTCTTTTTCTCTCGATTCTCAGGAGGTAACCTTCATACAACAGGTTATAGGATTATCCGAAAAGAATTACGGATTACTGGTTAGCCTGACTGGAGCTGGTTATGTTGTTGGTTCATTAGCAGTATCAGCGCTGGCGAATCGCCTTTCAATTAAAATGCTGTTGGGTATGGGGTCTTTTCTGTCGGTAATTGGATACTTAATGTTTTATCTAGCATCTCCAGAAACAGTACCACTGGCTGTGGTCGGCTTCATCATTATCGGGTTCTTTTCACCATTTTCCTTTACTGGATACGCAACTTTTTTCCAAAACAATGTACCAGTTGACTTAATGGGGAGGTTTAGCAGTTCGTTTGCCTTCTTTCAGGCAATGGTTCAAATCGTGTTAACATTGTTATTGGGTTATTTAGCAGAAGCAGTTAAACTGCAAACAGTCACGGTCGCATTTTCTGCAATTGGACTGTTACTCGCAGTAGCCCTGACGTCGATCATTTTTCTGCAGTCAAAGAAGGATCTTTTCATAATTGACGCAGAGAACAATTTAACAGAAGAGGGATAG
- a CDS encoding DUF6044 family protein codes for MSYLQDKERKLIILSLIVISLFLSPYFILGDDAHIRVHDNLDSNLAWYKVLAESGQLTGSTDSRIPQIINGLPRNALGTEFSLIVWLYALFPTMVAYGISQGITRFIAFLGMYLVLKDHFIKGEDKSLIRVGTALAFALTPFWPSGMLSTLGMPLALWAFLHIRKGMVSWSHFLVLTLLPFYSSIVLGFFFFLTAMGILWLYDVIRRKGWNWGFFLAIAYMTAVYLVTDYRLVYSFLFDGEPNSRDEYFHARLSFWHSVRLTFKNFFLGHTHVMTVHTFIILPVIVAAMILIWKHKKWKKERSFVILFILNFVLSAWYAFWFYKGWLPLTERFHFLDTFNFARFHFLRPLVLYILFAIGLKILWNEKVLQKTVPWLTAAQIILLLFSNEEIVHRKKPSVGEFYAVEQFEAIKNHIEKPQHQYRVASIGLHPAIAQYNGFYTLDTYNNFYPLSYKEQFRKIIENELEKNKRIRIYFDEWGGRCYLFTDELGKHYMFKKTTKRRIQNIDVNIEQFKEMGGEFIFSSVPIDNASENNLKLDKVFDSKESAWKIYLYEAL; via the coding sequence TTGTCTTACTTACAGGATAAAGAGCGAAAACTCATCATACTTTCTCTCATTGTGATTTCACTCTTCCTATCCCCTTATTTTATATTAGGAGACGATGCCCACATCCGGGTCCATGACAATCTTGACTCAAATTTGGCCTGGTACAAGGTGCTTGCTGAAAGTGGACAGCTAACCGGTTCTACAGATTCCAGGATACCTCAAATCATCAATGGGTTGCCGAGGAATGCGCTTGGAACCGAGTTTAGCCTGATTGTATGGCTGTATGCTTTGTTCCCGACAATGGTTGCATATGGAATAAGCCAGGGAATCACCAGGTTTATAGCTTTCCTGGGTATGTATTTAGTTTTGAAGGATCATTTTATTAAAGGAGAAGATAAAAGCCTGATTCGTGTCGGCACAGCTCTTGCATTTGCCCTTACTCCTTTTTGGCCGTCCGGGATGCTCAGTACCTTGGGTATGCCCCTTGCACTCTGGGCTTTTTTGCATATCAGGAAGGGGATGGTTTCCTGGTCGCATTTTCTTGTGCTTACACTCTTGCCATTTTACTCAAGTATTGTATTGGGTTTTTTCTTTTTCCTCACTGCAATGGGAATCCTCTGGCTTTATGATGTCATTCGCAGAAAAGGATGGAATTGGGGGTTCTTTTTAGCGATAGCGTATATGACAGCTGTGTATTTAGTCACTGATTACAGACTGGTATACTCTTTCTTATTTGATGGGGAACCGAATAGCAGAGATGAATACTTTCACGCACGCCTGTCGTTCTGGCATTCTGTCAGGCTTACCTTCAAAAATTTCTTCCTTGGACACACACATGTAATGACTGTACATACTTTTATAATACTGCCAGTCATAGTGGCAGCAATGATTCTTATTTGGAAGCATAAAAAGTGGAAGAAAGAACGGAGCTTTGTGATTCTGTTCATCCTTAACTTTGTATTATCTGCCTGGTATGCATTTTGGTTTTATAAAGGCTGGCTTCCATTAACTGAAAGATTCCACTTCTTGGATACATTTAATTTTGCCCGGTTTCACTTTTTGCGTCCATTAGTCTTGTACATACTGTTTGCCATTGGCCTGAAGATTCTATGGAATGAAAAAGTATTGCAGAAAACTGTGCCCTGGTTAACTGCTGCCCAAATTATCCTGCTTTTGTTCTCGAATGAAGAAATCGTGCACCGCAAAAAGCCCAGTGTCGGGGAATTTTACGCAGTAGAACAATTTGAAGCTATCAAAAATCACATTGAAAAACCTCAACATCAATATCGTGTAGCCAGTATAGGCTTGCATCCAGCAATCGCTCAATATAATGGATTTTACACGCTGGATACCTACAACAATTTTTACCCCCTGAGTTATAAAGAACAGTTCAGGAAGATTATCGAAAATGAACTTGAAAAGAATAAGAGGATCCGGATCTACTTTGATGAATGGGGCGGACGCTGTTATCTTTTTACCGATGAATTGGGTAAGCATTATATGTTTAAGAAAACGACAAAGAGAAGAATTCAAAATATTGATGTGAATATAGAGCAGTTTAAAGAAATGGGCGGGGAATTTATCTTTTCTTCAGTTCCAATTGATAACGCATCAGAAAACAACCTGAAGCTGGATAAAGTCTTTGACTCTAAGGAAAGTGCCTGGAAAATTTACCTCTATGAAGCTTTATGA
- a CDS encoding MerR family transcriptional regulator, which translates to MYKVKEVAEFTGVSIRTLHHYDRIGLLTPEAVSTAGYRLYSEENLERLQQILVFKEMDLSLHEIKEIIDRPEFNRKENLIKHKKLLIAKKKRLEEMIITVERTIHSIEGGYHMAEKDMFQGFDMKEIKEHQKKYSEEAKERYGKEAVEKVEKKTAGYTADDWGNIQSKTDEIYRRLIAGMDQGPEAPEVQQAVADWRQFITDHYYECTLEIYRGLGNLYVDDPRFTKNIDKYQLGLAAFFKEAIHVYCDQQEK; encoded by the coding sequence ATGTACAAAGTAAAAGAAGTTGCAGAGTTTACGGGAGTGAGTATACGTACACTGCATCATTATGATCGGATAGGGTTACTTACACCAGAAGCGGTGTCCACTGCAGGGTATCGACTGTATTCAGAAGAAAATCTTGAGCGCCTTCAGCAGATTTTGGTTTTCAAAGAAATGGATCTCTCTCTTCATGAAATTAAGGAGATCATTGATCGGCCGGAATTTAACCGCAAGGAAAATTTAATAAAGCATAAAAAATTACTAATAGCTAAGAAGAAGCGGTTAGAAGAGATGATCATCACGGTGGAACGGACGATTCATTCAATTGAAGGAGGTTATCATATGGCAGAAAAGGATATGTTCCAAGGATTTGATATGAAGGAAATAAAAGAACATCAGAAGAAATATAGTGAGGAAGCGAAAGAGCGGTACGGAAAAGAGGCCGTCGAAAAAGTTGAGAAGAAGACTGCTGGGTATACAGCTGATGATTGGGGGAACATCCAAAGTAAAACCGATGAAATCTATCGGCGGCTTATTGCCGGGATGGACCAGGGACCGGAAGCTCCGGAAGTTCAGCAGGCAGTAGCAGATTGGCGCCAGTTTATCACTGATCATTATTATGAATGCACACTGGAAATCTATCGAGGGCTGGGTAATTTATATGTGGATGACCCACGGTTCACAAAGAATATAGATAAATACCAGCTAGGGCTGGCAGCTTTCTTTAAGGAAGCGATACACGTTTATTGTGATCAGCAAGAAAAGTAA
- a CDS encoding YpzG family protein, which translates to MSYKDHLDPHSELFHHPWTRRKRLNSQVNGQTQVTKNTILARGNAKAHRW; encoded by the coding sequence ATGAGTTACAAAGATCATTTGGATCCGCACTCAGAACTTTTCCACCACCCTTGGACCAGGCGCAAGCGCTTAAATTCTCAAGTGAATGGCCAGACTCAGGTCACGAAGAACACCATTCTTGCAAGAGGGAACGCGAAAGCCCACCGCTGGTAA